One Pseudomonadota bacterium DNA window includes the following coding sequences:
- a CDS encoding peptidylprolyl isomerase, with amino-acid sequence MPGLRTILSALAATLVLGLSATTAFGQVAIPRVKVETTHGDFVLQLDGRRAPLTVANFMKYVEDGFYEGTVFHRVIPGFMAQGGGFDTELKQKETRDPVPNESGNGLSNVRATIAMARTNDPHSGTAQFYINLVDNPALNPNARRWGYTVFGQVIEGMETLDIIAEVPTGPRGPMPRDVPQSNIIIEKMTVVP; translated from the coding sequence ATGCCCGGCCTGCGCACGATCCTCTCCGCCCTCGCCGCCACCCTCGTCCTGGGCCTGAGCGCCACCACAGCGTTCGGCCAGGTCGCGATTCCGCGCGTGAAAGTGGAGACCACCCACGGCGATTTCGTGCTCCAGCTCGACGGCCGACGCGCGCCCCTCACGGTGGCGAACTTCATGAAGTACGTGGAGGACGGCTTCTACGAGGGCACGGTCTTCCACCGCGTCATCCCCGGCTTCATGGCCCAGGGCGGCGGCTTCGACACGGAGCTGAAACAGAAGGAGACGCGCGACCCCGTACCTAACGAGTCCGGTAACGGCCTCAGCAACGTCCGCGCCACCATCGCCATGGCTCGCACCAACGATCCGCACTCGGGCACGGCACAGTTCTACATCAACCTCGTCGACAACCCCGCCCTCAATCCCAACGCCCGGCGCTGGGGTTACACCGTCTTCGGTCAGGTCATCGAAGGCATGGAGACGCTGGACATCATCGCCGAGGTGCCGACCGGCCCCCGCGGCCCGATGCCCCGTGACGTTCCCCAGAGCAACATCATCATCGAGAAGATGACGGTGGTGCCCTAG
- a CDS encoding UDP-2,3-diacylglucosamine diphosphatase, with product MPGTTLFISDLHLEPGQAEVSGQFLAFMAEEARDADALYILGDLFEMWIGDDDPTPFYAEIKSAIRGLVDSGVPVYLMHGNRDFLLGEQFCQDTGATLLEEPTVIDLYGYRILLMHGDLLCSDDVDYQKFRVMVRNPAWQRMMRMMPFKFREVAAKKLRQQTRAATARKPSEIMDVNHQTVLTTMREYDVDLLLHGHTHRPAIHEFPLEDGVIGTRVVLGDWFDQGSVVRWDPEGLALVEMRR from the coding sequence ATGCCCGGCACCACCCTGTTCATCAGTGATCTGCACCTCGAGCCTGGCCAGGCCGAGGTGAGCGGGCAGTTCCTGGCCTTCATGGCCGAAGAGGCGCGCGACGCCGACGCCCTGTACATCCTGGGGGATCTGTTCGAGATGTGGATCGGCGACGACGACCCCACGCCCTTCTACGCGGAGATCAAGTCCGCCATCCGCGGCTTGGTCGACTCAGGCGTACCCGTCTACCTGATGCACGGCAACCGTGACTTCCTCCTGGGCGAACAGTTCTGTCAGGACACGGGCGCCACCCTGCTCGAAGAGCCTACGGTCATCGACCTCTACGGCTACCGCATCCTGCTGATGCACGGCGACCTGCTGTGCTCCGATGACGTGGACTACCAGAAATTCCGCGTCATGGTGCGCAACCCGGCCTGGCAACGAATGATGCGTATGATGCCCTTCAAATTCCGCGAGGTCGCGGCGAAGAAGCTCCGCCAGCAAACCCGTGCGGCCACGGCGCGCAAACCCTCGGAGATCATGGATGTAAACCATCAGACGGTACTCACCACGATGCGCGAGTACGATGTCGATCTCCTCCTGCACGGCCACACCCACCGGCCCGCGATCCATGAGTTCCCCCTGGAGGATGGCGTGATCGGCACCCGGGTGGTACTGGGCGACTGGTTCGATCAGGGCAGCGTGGTGCGCTGGGATCCGGAGGGCTTGGCGCTGGTGGAGATGCGCCGCTAG
- a CDS encoding tRNA-(ms[2]io[6]A)-hydroxylase → MNAPNLSALLADDADVTDLLACATPASWLEAAAGNLPVLLIDHANCEKKAASTAMALLFRYPEKSQLCHWMSRLAREELRHYEQVAKLLGTRNIPWQSVPASRYAEGLRACVQRQDPQRLVDILIVGALIEARSCERFQALAPHLDNELQAFYTGLCAAERRHFQRYLRLAREEAQGCAMPESALCERIAVLVQAERELVLSPDAGFAFHSGAPAGAAVVAS, encoded by the coding sequence GTGAACGCACCAAACCTCAGTGCCCTGCTGGCGGACGACGCCGACGTCACCGATCTCCTCGCCTGCGCCACCCCGGCCAGCTGGCTGGAGGCGGCCGCGGGCAATCTGCCCGTGCTGCTCATCGATCACGCCAACTGCGAGAAGAAGGCGGCCTCCACGGCGATGGCGCTGCTCTTTCGCTATCCCGAGAAGTCGCAGCTCTGTCACTGGATGTCGCGCCTCGCCCGTGAGGAGCTCAGGCACTACGAGCAGGTGGCGAAGCTGCTGGGGACTCGAAACATCCCGTGGCAATCCGTGCCCGCGTCTCGCTACGCCGAGGGCCTGCGCGCGTGCGTGCAGCGTCAAGACCCGCAGCGTCTGGTGGACATCCTGATCGTGGGGGCGCTGATCGAGGCGCGCAGCTGTGAGCGTTTCCAGGCCCTGGCCCCGCACCTGGACAATGAGCTTCAGGCCTTCTACACAGGGCTGTGTGCGGCGGAGCGTCGCCACTTCCAGAGATACCTGCGACTGGCGCGCGAGGAGGCGCAGGGCTGTGCCATGCCCGAGTCGGCCTTGTGCGAGCGGATCGCGGTGTTGGTGCAGGCGGAGCGAGAGCTCGTGCTCAGCCCTGATGCGGGCTTCGCCTTCCACTCCGGTGCGCCGGCGGGCGCGGCGGTCGTGGCCTCCTAG
- a CDS encoding ATP-binding protein, giving the protein MSRLDASALPPAAQLLHTQLLTQCGEQGVLCLSLDGRYAVRGWLGEPSRFGLGDLVRGMDVRAGAPYLDHFEDAGRLTLPFVNIGEHRAVHLHVLPDGTESQAAGSGWHVLFADADGELVRERDVQQRENEARARSQRLQGRLVEATAQGQLWRDQAEQARAATWRLAGMLSHELRTPLSAIAGYARLLEQALESVPEQRDHARVISRSATHIAGLIEATLEQYRRDSAEVSVHPQPTDVRALVSHLTALLAPLAADKALGFAAFVSPELPERLHLDGMRLRQMLLNLLGNAIKYTEEGGVRLDVHWEDEGHQLELAVADTGPGIPAELRERVFEPFDRAGREGQDGTGLGLHISRLIAQRMGGGISLDDTAPGEGSRFVIRIVADPIAMGAQAEALDADIDLQPGDVLVGEDDPDLAALFKIFLSRAGFRPTFVSRADALVKAVGKQPPQLVLVDLNLESGDDGLAAARRVREDGYTGAIVAMSATDVSVREDALAAGCDEFLVKPIPPEDLLALMFEVLRRRAAG; this is encoded by the coding sequence CGCGGGTGGCTCGGCGAGCCGTCGCGCTTCGGCCTTGGCGATCTCGTGCGAGGTATGGACGTGCGCGCCGGCGCCCCCTACCTCGATCATTTCGAAGACGCGGGGCGCTTGACCCTGCCGTTCGTGAACATCGGTGAGCACCGCGCCGTGCACCTGCACGTGCTGCCCGACGGTACCGAGAGCCAAGCGGCCGGCAGCGGTTGGCACGTGCTGTTCGCAGACGCGGACGGCGAACTCGTGCGCGAGCGGGATGTGCAGCAGCGCGAAAACGAAGCGCGTGCCCGCAGCCAGCGCTTGCAGGGGCGGTTGGTCGAGGCCACGGCCCAGGGCCAACTCTGGCGCGACCAGGCCGAACAGGCTCGCGCCGCCACCTGGCGCCTCGCCGGGATGCTCTCGCACGAGCTGCGCACGCCCCTGAGCGCGATCGCCGGCTACGCACGCCTGCTGGAGCAAGCGCTCGAAAGCGTGCCCGAACAGCGCGACCACGCTCGCGTCATCTCGCGCAGCGCCACGCACATCGCGGGCCTTATCGAAGCTACGCTGGAGCAGTACCGTCGCGACAGCGCCGAGGTGTCCGTCCACCCCCAGCCCACCGACGTGCGCGCCCTGGTGAGTCACCTCACCGCCTTGCTCGCGCCCCTGGCCGCCGACAAGGCCTTGGGCTTCGCCGCCTTCGTCAGCCCGGAACTGCCCGAGCGACTACACCTCGACGGCATGCGTCTGCGCCAGATGCTACTGAACCTATTGGGTAACGCGATCAAGTACACGGAGGAGGGCGGCGTGCGCCTCGACGTGCACTGGGAAGACGAGGGACATCAGCTCGAGCTCGCCGTGGCCGACACGGGCCCGGGCATCCCGGCGGAGTTGCGCGAGCGGGTGTTCGAGCCCTTCGATCGCGCCGGTCGCGAGGGACAGGACGGCACGGGCCTCGGCCTGCACATCTCCCGGCTCATCGCCCAGCGCATGGGCGGCGGCATCAGCCTGGACGACACCGCGCCGGGCGAGGGCAGCCGCTTCGTCATCCGTATCGTGGCCGACCCCATCGCCATGGGCGCGCAGGCCGAGGCGCTGGATGCCGACATCGACCTGCAACCTGGCGACGTGCTCGTGGGCGAGGACGACCCCGATCTCGCCGCCCTGTTCAAGATCTTCCTGAGCCGCGCCGGTTTCCGACCGACCTTCGTGAGTCGCGCCGATGCGCTGGTCAAGGCAGTCGGCAAGCAGCCGCCCCAGCTGGTGCTGGTCGATCTGAACCTCGAGAGCGGCGACGATGGCCTCGCTGCGGCGCGCCGCGTGCGCGAGGACGGCTACACCGGGGCGATCGTCGCGATGAGCGCCACCGACGTGTCGGTCCGTGAGGACGCGCTGGCAGCGGGCTGCGATGAGTTCCTGGTGAAGCCGATTCCCCCCGAGGACCTGCTGGCCCTCATGTTCGAGGTGCTACGCCGCCGCGCCGCGGGCTAG